The Natrinema saccharevitans genome includes the window CACCCCGGAGGCGATCCCCATGAGGAACGCGCCGATCATGAGGTGACGGACCGTCGTCGCGGTCGCGGCGAGTCCGGACGAGACCGCGAGGATCGTCCCGGCGGCGATCACGACGTGGTGTCGCGGGACCTTCGTGAGCAGCCACCCGGTGGGCAGTCGGGGCGAGGCGCTCCCGACCCACGCGAGCGTCACGATGAGGCCGGCCGTCGCCTCGCCGATCGCGAACTCACCGATGAACACGTCGAGCAGCGGTGCGAAGACGATTCTGGCGAGGTTGACGAAGAAGACGAGTCCACAGAGGGAGGCGAAGAGTCGAGCGCGGGCCACGCTCGACATTCTCCACAGGTGATTTCAAGGGTTCCGAAAGCGGAACGGGCACTGGTAGCAGTGGCCGTCCGACTCGTCGACGACGGCCGCCGGTGGTCGACCCGTGCGACCCCTCGTCCGGTCAGGCTCGAGGCGGTCGCTCCTCGTCGACGACGTAGTGACAGCCGACCGACTCTGTGTTCTCGCTCGCCGCGCGCGCGATCAACAGCGCGACGACGCTTGCGTTGCGCAGTTCGTAGAGGCTGCGTGTCGTCCGGGTGCGGACGTAGGCGTCGACCTCGCCCTTGAGCCGCCGGAGGACGGCGCTCGCGCGGGCGATCTCCGCGGGGTCGCGCTCGAGGCCGAGGTACTCGTCCATCGTCCGCGTGAGTCGAGTGAACTTCTCGGCGGCGAACCGGTCGGGCAGGTCGGGATCGCGGTTCCGGAGTTCGGGCGCCTCGACGGGCTCCGGATCGAATCCGGTCGCATCTTCACCCGCACGCAATCCCCAGACGAGCCCCTCGAGCAGGCTCGTACTGGCCAGCCGGTTCGCGCCGTGAACGCCGGTACGGGCACACTCCCCGGCGGCGTAGAGCCGGTCGAGCGACGTGCGGCCGCGGTCGTCGACGGCGATCCCGCCACACAGGAAGTGTTCGCAGGGCGCGACGGGGATCTCGTCGCCCTCGATGCCCCGATTCCGGCACTTCTCGGCGATGGCGGGATACTCCGCCTCGAACTCGAGGGGGCTCACGTCGAGGACGACCGCGCCGGTTTCCTCGCGTTCCGTTTCGACGGCGCGAGCGACGACGTCTCTGGGTGCGAGATCGCCCTGCGGGTGGTAGTCCTCCATGAACCGCTCGCCACCGGAAGACTCCGTCTTCCGAGCCTCCGAGTCGAAAGACTCGGAGACACCGCCGTTGCGAAGCACTGCGCCCTCGCCGCGCAGGGCTTCCGAGAGCAGGAAGGGGTCGTCGCCGTCGTACGCCGTCGGGTGGAACTGGACGTACTCCATGTCCTCGACGTCGGCCCCCGCGAGGGCGGCCATGGCGATCCCGTCGCCGGTCGCGCCCTCGGGATTCGTCGATCGGCCGTAGAGCGCGCCGATCCCGCCCGTCGCCAGCACCGTCGCGCCGGCGTAGATCGGGTGTCCCTCGGGTTCCGCGTCGCTTACCACGCCGTGAATTCGGCCCTCGGCGGTGATCAACTCGAGCGCCGCCGTGTCCTGGCGGACCTCGATGCGCTCGTGATCGTCGATATAGTTGAGGAACGGCCGCAGGATATGCGTGCCGGTGGCGGCGTCGACGTGGAGGATGCGGTACTCGGAGTGGGCCGCCTCGCGCGTGTAGTCGAAGCCGCCGTCCTCGCCCTCGTCGAAGTCGACCTCGAGAGTGTCGACGAGGACGTCCTCGACGGCGTCGGCCGCGTTCTCGACGAGCGTGTCGACGGCGTCGGGATCGGCGGTGCCGTCGCTGGCGTCGATGATATCGTCCTTGAGCGAGTCGGGATCGCCACGGGTCGTGGAAATTCCCCCTTGCGCCCAGTCGGTGCTGGCGTCGTCGGGTTCGGTCGCTTTCGTCAGGAGCAGTACGTCCGCGCCCTCCCGGGCGGCCGACAGGGCGGCCGCACAGCCCGCGATGCCGCTGCCGACGACGAGGACGTCCGTGACCTCGCCGTCGGTCGTCGCCGTGCTGGTGTCCGTTTCGGTCATCTCAGATCTCGAGCATGCGGTCGAGCGCCACTTCCGCGAGTTCCTTCTCCTCGGGGGCGACCTCGATCACGTTGTGTTCCCGGCCTCGAGCGAGCTCCTCGAGGACCCAGGTGAGGTAGTTCGGATCGATCTGGCGCATGGCGTTGCAGTCCATGCAGGCGTCGCCACAGAGCGGGAGGACGTTCACCTCGGGGTGCCAGCGCTGGAGGTGGTTCGTGAGGTGGATCTCGGTGCCGATGGCCCACGTCTCGCCGGGGTCGGCGTTTTCGACGGTCTCGCAGATCGTACTCGTCGAGCCGACTCGATCGGCGGCCTCGACGACCTCGCGGCGACACTCGGGATGGACGACGACCTTCGCGTCGGGGTGATCCGCGCGGATCTCGGCGATGTGGTCGGCGGTGAACCGCTCGTGGACCTGACAGTAGCCGTCCCAGAGGACGATGTCGCTCTCCGCGACCTCGTCGGCGTCTTTCCCCGCTGGATCCCAGGGGTCCCACTCGGCGATCTCGTCTTCCATGCCCAGCCGGTGGGCCGTGTTCTCCCCGAGGTGTTTGTCTGGCAGGAACAGGACCTTGTCGCCCCTGTCGAAGGCGTACTCGAAGGCCTCGTGGGCGTTCGAGGAGGTGCAGACGAGCCCGCCCTGGCTCGCACAGAAGGCCTTCAGGTCCGCGTAGGAGTTCATGTAGGTGATCGGGATGATCTCCTCGTCGGGCGCGGCCGCCGTGATCTCGGCCCACGCGCTGTCGACCTGCAGGGCCTCGGCCATTCCCGCCATCGGACAGGAGGCCTCCATGCTCGGAAGGATCACGGACTGGTCGTCGTCCGTGATGATGTCCGCGCTCTCGGCCATGAACGTCACGCCGCCGAAGATCACGTACTCGGCGTCCGCGTTCGCCGCTTCTTTCGAGAGTTGGTAGGAGTCCCCGATGAAGTCGGCGTGTTCGACGATCTCGCGTCGCTGGTAGTTGTGCCCCAGAATCACGACGTCGTCGCCCAACTCGGAAAGCGCCGCCTCGATCCGGTCCGTTCGTTCCGACTCCGACAACTCCCGATACTGGGGCGGCAACTGCTCCAGATTGTCGTATTTGAACAAACTCAGGTCAGTTTCCAGCTCCGCCGTTTCCATGTTAGCCATCCTGGGTCACCTGTGAGTAACGACAACTCAGAGGGCATTATTGAATAACTTTTTCCTTCGATATGGCGTTCCGAGGGAATACCATCGGCTGGTGGAACGATCGAAAACGAGCCGTCGGTTGTTCAGCGGTACCGATCGGTGCGAGTTCGAGACAGTCCGCGATCCGGACACTGGAGCCTTTTCGCTCGCCGTCGTAGCGACGGTATGGCACTCGAGGACGCCTTCGCGGACTTCACGCGACGGGACTGGGAGCGCGAGGCGGCG containing:
- the nadA gene encoding quinolinate synthase NadA — its product is MANMETAELETDLSLFKYDNLEQLPPQYRELSESERTDRIEAALSELGDDVVILGHNYQRREIVEHADFIGDSYQLSKEAANADAEYVIFGGVTFMAESADIITDDDQSVILPSMEASCPMAGMAEALQVDSAWAEITAAAPDEEIIPITYMNSYADLKAFCASQGGLVCTSSNAHEAFEYAFDRGDKVLFLPDKHLGENTAHRLGMEDEIAEWDPWDPAGKDADEVAESDIVLWDGYCQVHERFTADHIAEIRADHPDAKVVVHPECRREVVEAADRVGSTSTICETVENADPGETWAIGTEIHLTNHLQRWHPEVNVLPLCGDACMDCNAMRQIDPNYLTWVLEELARGREHNVIEVAPEEKELAEVALDRMLEI
- a CDS encoding L-aspartate oxidase — its product is MTETDTSTATTDGEVTDVLVVGSGIAGCAAALSAAREGADVLLLTKATEPDDASTDWAQGGISTTRGDPDSLKDDIIDASDGTADPDAVDTLVENAADAVEDVLVDTLEVDFDEGEDGGFDYTREAAHSEYRILHVDAATGTHILRPFLNYIDDHERIEVRQDTAALELITAEGRIHGVVSDAEPEGHPIYAGATVLATGGIGALYGRSTNPEGATGDGIAMAALAGADVEDMEYVQFHPTAYDGDDPFLLSEALRGEGAVLRNGGVSESFDSEARKTESSGGERFMEDYHPQGDLAPRDVVARAVETEREETGAVVLDVSPLEFEAEYPAIAEKCRNRGIEGDEIPVAPCEHFLCGGIAVDDRGRTSLDRLYAAGECARTGVHGANRLASTSLLEGLVWGLRAGEDATGFDPEPVEAPELRNRDPDLPDRFAAEKFTRLTRTMDEYLGLERDPAEIARASAVLRRLKGEVDAYVRTRTTRSLYELRNASVVALLIARAASENTESVGCHYVVDEERPPRA